One Carassius carassius chromosome 28, fCarCar2.1, whole genome shotgun sequence genomic window carries:
- the tmem120ab gene encoding transmembrane protein 120A-like → MSTALAKALQECKFQEKELQQLQETHRLYLQKLEEVSKLQKSFTASIARQKKNLNENLKALIKFNKGLTEEEKNEVKEAKDHIQNMPSLIFQMEAFLPKKNGIYLSLVLGSINVNLPSKEAKAEYKDEYERFKLYVTVTFFLLTFACRFFISYRVVDALLNFLLVWYYCTLTIRESILISNGSRIKGWWVFHHYISTFLSGVMLTWPDGETYQSFRNQFLAYCLYQSFVQYLQYYYQSGCLYRLKALGERHNLDLTVEGFQSWMWRGLTFLLPFLFLGHFWQLWNSISLFRMAQMPESKEWQVSMCGFCFLVLFAGNFFTTLAVVRHKRKNQQKTKSL, encoded by the exons ATGTCGACAGCACTTGCAAAAGCCCTTCAAGAATGCAAGTTTCAGGAGAAAGAACTGCAGCAGCTTCAG GAGACGCATCGGCTGTACCTGCAGAAGTTAGAGGAAGTCTCCAAACTTCAGAAGAGCTTTACTGCCTCCATTGCTCGACAGAAGAAGAATTTAAATGAGAATCTAAAGGCTTTGATTAA GTTTAATAAAGGACTGACTGAAGAGGAGAAGAATGAGGTTAAGGAAGCCAAAGATCACATCCAAAATATGCCTAGCCTAATCTTTCAAATGGAAGCATTTCTTCCTAAGAAAAATGG GATTTATCTCAGTCTTGTTCTTGGGAGTATAAATGTCAACCTTCCGAGCAAAGAAGCCAA AGCTGAATACAAGGATGAGTATGAAAGGTTCAAGCTGTATGTGACTGTGACTTTTTTCCTGCTGACCTTCGCTTGTCGCTTCTTCATCAGCTACAG AGTTGTGGATGCCCTTCTTAACTTCCTGTTGGTTTGGTACTATTGCACACTGACGATTCGTGAAAGCATCCTCATCAGCAATGGATCCAG gattAAAGGCTGGTGGGTTTTCCACCACTACATTTCCACCTTTCTGTCTGGAGTCATGCTAACCTG GCCAGATGGTGAAACATACCAGTCTTTCAGGAACCAATTTCTGGCCTATTGTTTGTATCAAA GCTTTGTGCAGTATCTTCAGTACTACTATCAAAGTGGGTGTCTCTACAGGCTAAAAGCACTGGGAGAAAGACACAACTTGGATTTGACTGTTG AGGGCTTTCAGTCGTGGATGTGGCGGGGACTGACATTTCTTCTTCCCTTTCTCTTCCTGGGCCAT TTCTGGCAGCTATGGAACAGTATTTCTCTCTTCAGAATGGCACAGATGCCTGAAAGTAAAGAATGGCAG GTGTCCATGTGTGGCTTCTGCTTTCTGGTTCTGTTTGCGGGAAACTTTTTCACTACACTTGCAGTCGTCCGTCACAAGCGTAAAAACCAGCAAAAGACCAAGAGTCTGTGA
- the LOC132108113 gene encoding lysophospholipase D GDPD1-like, with the protein MKVNMSAAVYVISTVSGYVLTSALLLKCPSLLHRRKKEAFRSRHISHRGGAGENLENTMAAFRHAVQLGTDMLELDCHLTKDEQVVVLHDSNLKRSTGINAYISDVAYADLPPYLCKLRVSFKRECYCEGGEDKRIPLLRDVFEAFPNTPVNIDIKVNNDTLVKKVSELVVRYNREHLTVWGNSRNEIVKKCYTENPQIPVFFSLPRVLLLLGLFYTGLLPFVPLKEQFLEIPMPSIISKLKDPECQTQSQRFITWLADTLLMRKALFDHLTSRGIQVYVWVLNDEEDFKRAFDLGATGIMTDYPSKLKEFIEKNNYTFK; encoded by the exons ATGAAAGTAAATATGAGCGCCGCGGTTTATGTTATATCCACGGTTAGCGGATACGTGCTCACCTCGGCGTTACTGCTCAAGTGTCCGTCTCTGCTGCATCGGCGAAAGAAAGAAGCCTTCCGGAGCAGACACATCTCACACCGCGGCG GAGCTGGTGAGAACTTGGAGAACACAATGGCAGCCTTCAGGCA TGCTGTTCAACTGGGCACTGACATGTTGGAGCTGGACTGTCATTTAACCAAGGATGAGCAAGTCGTGGTGTTGCACGATTCCAACCTGAAGCGGTCGACTGGAATTAATGCATACATTTCAGATGTGGCTTATGCT GATCTTCCACCTTACCTTTGTAAGCTTAGGGTGTCTTTCAAACGAG AGTGCTACTGTGAAGGAGGAGAGGACAAACGCATCCCTCTGCTGAGAGACGTGTTTGAAGCTTTCCCAAACACCCCTGTAAACATCGACATCAAGGTCAACAATGACACTCTCGTCAAGAAG GTGTCCGAGCTGGTTGTCCGATACAACAGGGAGCATCTGACCGTCTGGGGAAACTCCAGAAACGAAATCGTAAAGAAATGTTACACAGAG AACCCACAAATCCCAGTCTTTTTCAGTTTGCCCAGAGTGCTGCTGTTACTCGGTCTTTTCTACACAGGCCTCCTGCCCTTCGTCCCGCTTAAGGAACAATTCCTGGAGATTCCCATGCCTTCAATCATTTCCAA ACTCAAAGACCCTGAGTGTCAGACACAGAGTCAGCGTTTTATAACATGGCTGGCAGACAC GCTGCTCATGAGAAAAGCATTATTCGATCATCTGACGAGCAGAGGAATACAG GTGTACGTCTGGGTGTTGAACGACGAGGAGGACTTTAAACGTGCCTTTGACCTTGGGGCTACAGGGATTATGACAGACTACCCCTCCAAACTAAAGGAGTTTATAgagaaaaacaactacactttTAAATAA